From Methanosarcina lacustris Z-7289, one genomic window encodes:
- a CDS encoding YIP1 family protein: protein MDYIETWKEVIQRPSDFFRRMPTTGGYADPLTFAAISYIIYGLLSGLFSRGMMRGMYGYSGITEFGFSTAIMTAIMAPIVGIVSIFIGAAILYVIYKVLGGSGTYEGTVRFISYATAVMTVSWIPLIGWIFGIYEIYLYIVGGMVVHDVSMVKSAIAILLPTVLIILLVIIMVVLAGSIAYTMIFPS from the coding sequence ATGGATTATATCGAAACCTGGAAAGAAGTTATACAAAGACCGTCTGATTTTTTCCGAAGAATGCCAACGACCGGAGGATATGCTGATCCGCTTACCTTTGCAGCGATCAGCTATATCATCTACGGTCTTTTAAGTGGACTTTTTAGCCGCGGAATGATGAGAGGCATGTATGGGTATAGTGGAATCACCGAATTTGGTTTTTCCACTGCAATTATGACTGCGATTATGGCCCCTATTGTAGGGATCGTCTCTATCTTTATCGGAGCTGCAATACTCTATGTTATTTATAAAGTACTTGGAGGGTCCGGAACTTACGAAGGCACTGTCAGGTTCATATCTTATGCAACCGCCGTAATGACGGTCTCCTGGATTCCTCTTATTGGTTGGATCTTTGGGATTTACGAGATATATCTCTACATTGTGGGCGGCATGGTTGTACATGATGTAAGCATGGTGAAATCGGCGATAGCTATACTCCTGCCTACTGTCCTGATCATCTTACTTGTCATAATTATGGTAGTTCTGGCAGGATCAATTGCATATACTATGATTTTTCCATCCTAA
- a CDS encoding endonuclease III domain-containing protein, which produces MDLEELMRRLFELYPEGYTDGSRDPFFVLISTVMSHRTRDNVTYPAAKRLFERFSTPEEMVEADVEEIEALIKEVGFYRVKAGRIKEISGILLKEYNGRVPDEMDTLLKLPGVGRKTANCVLAHAFLKDALAVDTHVHRISNRLGLVETKVPEKTEIELKKIFPQKYWKHINLLLVKLGQNICRPISPRCEVCVLNDMCPKIIL; this is translated from the coding sequence ATGGACCTTGAGGAACTCATGCGGAGGCTTTTCGAACTTTATCCAGAGGGCTATACTGATGGCTCGAGAGATCCCTTCTTTGTATTAATTTCCACCGTCATGTCCCACAGGACCAGGGACAATGTAACCTATCCTGCAGCAAAGAGGCTTTTTGAGAGGTTCTCCACCCCTGAAGAAATGGTCGAGGCTGATGTTGAAGAGATTGAAGCGCTCATAAAAGAGGTGGGCTTTTATAGGGTCAAAGCCGGAAGGATAAAGGAGATTTCCGGAATTTTACTGAAAGAATACAATGGCAGGGTTCCGGATGAGATGGACACTCTTCTGAAACTACCCGGAGTCGGCCGGAAAACAGCTAACTGTGTACTTGCACATGCATTCCTTAAAGATGCCCTTGCGGTCGATACACATGTTCACAGGATTTCTAACAGGCTCGGTCTGGTTGAAACGAAAGTTCCTGAAAAGACCGAGATAGAATTAAAAAAGATATTTCCCCAGAAGTACTGGAAACATATAAATCTCTTGCTTGTAAAATTAGGGCAGAATATTTGCCGGCCTATTTCTCCCAGGTGTGAAGTCTGTGTCCTGAATGATATGTGCCCTAAAATTATCCTTTGA
- a CDS encoding bifunctional 5,6,7,8-tetrahydromethanopterin hydro-lyase/3-hexulose-6-phosphate synthase, translating into MFQIGEALMGQGAELAHVDLMIGDKGGPVGQAFANGFTQLSAGHTPLLSVIRPNLPAKPSTLIIPKVTIKNMEQASRIFGPAQSAVAKAVADSVEEGVISKDQAEDLVIIASVFIHPDAQDYNKIYRYNYGATKLALKRALEGFPGIDTVLEESNKSTHAIMGFKVIRLWDPPYLQIAFDNPDIEFVLSAISQIPNSDHVIIEAGTPLIKRYGMDVISRIRDVKPDAFIVADLKTLDTGNLEARMVADAAGDAVVVSALAPISTIDKLIEEAHKTGIYAVMDTLNQPDPISVLKQLKVMPDVIELHRGIDIEGTEHAWGNIDEIKKVAPKSLVAVAGGVRLDKVPIALSQGADILVVGRAITNAKDIREMAEQFINSLNKPEIDQFRVMTDF; encoded by the coding sequence ATGTTTCAGATAGGAGAAGCATTAATGGGGCAGGGCGCAGAACTTGCCCATGTAGATTTGATGATAGGAGATAAGGGAGGTCCCGTAGGGCAGGCTTTTGCAAACGGCTTTACCCAGCTTTCAGCCGGACACACCCCTCTCCTGTCCGTTATCAGGCCAAACCTGCCGGCTAAACCTTCAACTCTTATTATCCCGAAGGTTACTATAAAGAACATGGAGCAGGCATCAAGAATTTTCGGACCTGCCCAGTCAGCAGTTGCAAAGGCAGTCGCAGACTCAGTAGAAGAAGGCGTAATCTCAAAGGACCAGGCTGAAGACCTTGTCATTATAGCTAGTGTCTTTATCCACCCTGATGCCCAGGACTATAACAAGATCTACAGGTACAACTACGGCGCCACAAAACTTGCGCTTAAGAGAGCACTTGAAGGTTTCCCAGGCATTGACACTGTGCTTGAAGAGAGTAACAAGTCCACCCACGCCATCATGGGCTTTAAAGTCATCAGGCTCTGGGACCCGCCTTACCTGCAGATTGCTTTTGACAACCCGGACATTGAGTTCGTGCTTTCGGCCATTTCTCAGATCCCGAATAGCGACCACGTCATTATCGAAGCAGGCACCCCTCTTATCAAGCGCTACGGCATGGATGTAATTTCCAGGATCAGAGATGTCAAGCCCGATGCCTTCATTGTTGCTGACTTAAAGACTCTGGACACAGGAAACCTTGAAGCAAGAATGGTTGCAGACGCTGCAGGCGATGCAGTTGTGGTTTCAGCCCTTGCTCCGATCAGCACCATTGACAAGCTCATTGAAGAAGCTCACAAGACAGGCATCTATGCGGTCATGGATACTCTTAACCAGCCCGACCCTATTTCGGTCTTAAAGCAGCTCAAGGTCATGCCTGATGTCATTGAACTCCACCGTGGAATCGATATCGAAGGCACAGAACATGCCTGGGGCAATATTGACGAAATCAAGAAGGTTGCTCCAAAGTCCCTGGTTGCAGTTGCAGGTGGAGTCCGTCTCGACAAGGTGCCTATAGCCCTTAGCCAGGGTGCTGATATCCTTGTGGTTGGACGTGCTATCACCAACGCAAAAGATATCAGAGAAATGGCTGAACAGTTTATTAATAGCCTTAACAAACCTGAAATAGACCAGTTCAGAGTCATGACAGACTTCTGA
- the tpiA gene encoding triose-phosphate isomerase, protein MGSPFILLNYKTYLQGTGHGAVEIAKACRTVSEESGIEIAVAPQLPDIYRVASEVELPVFSQHLDGVGAGSFTGHVFGKSIKDAGAVGTLINHSERRLTLAEIEASLKAAKEFGLRTVICTNNVLTTAAAAVLGPDYVAIEPPELIGSGIPVSKADPEVVSGSVEAVAKINPGVKVLCGAGISKGEDLRAALDLGSQGVLLASGIVKAADPRAALEDLISLI, encoded by the coding sequence CTGGGTTCACCATTCATTCTACTGAACTACAAAACTTATTTGCAGGGCACAGGCCACGGAGCAGTCGAGATTGCGAAGGCCTGCAGAACCGTATCCGAAGAATCAGGTATTGAGATTGCAGTAGCTCCTCAGCTTCCGGACATTTACAGGGTAGCCTCTGAGGTTGAACTTCCGGTATTTTCCCAGCATCTGGATGGGGTAGGAGCAGGAAGTTTTACGGGGCATGTTTTCGGAAAATCCATAAAAGATGCAGGAGCTGTCGGGACTCTAATAAACCACTCTGAAAGGCGCCTTACCCTTGCAGAGATAGAAGCCTCTTTGAAAGCGGCAAAAGAATTCGGACTCAGAACAGTTATCTGTACTAACAATGTCCTCACAACTGCCGCTGCCGCTGTCCTCGGGCCTGATTATGTAGCAATTGAGCCGCCTGAGCTTATAGGCAGTGGAATTCCAGTCTCAAAAGCCGACCCTGAAGTTGTTAGTGGCTCGGTTGAAGCCGTTGCAAAAATCAATCCCGGAGTAAAAGTGCTTTGCGGTGCCGGAATTTCAAAAGGTGAAGACCTCAGGGCAGCCCTTGACCTTGGTTCGCAGGGTGTACTCCTGGCATCGGGAATTGTTAAAGCCGCAGATCCCAGGGCGGCGCTGGAAGATCTTATCAGTTTGATTTAA